The Gemmatimonadota bacterium genome has a segment encoding these proteins:
- a CDS encoding response regulator, producing the protein MNDQVSMTVLVIDDDAHIRSSIGKFLIARGHTVIEAADGEKGVEVVESQAVDIVITDVKMPKMDGLEVFRRVRSVAPETEVIVITGVKESENAFRALREGAFDFFSKPFKVEDLNAAIQRTVRYQALRKEASRVQARLDRFVAQERGGRSGF; encoded by the coding sequence ATGAATGATCAGGTTAGCATGACGGTTCTGGTGATCGATGACGATGCACATATTCGGTCTTCGATCGGGAAGTTCCTCATTGCGAGGGGGCATACGGTTATCGAAGCGGCAGATGGCGAGAAGGGGGTGGAGGTGGTGGAGAGCCAGGCTGTGGATATTGTGATTACGGATGTGAAGATGCCTAAGATGGATGGACTTGAGGTGTTTCGGCGGGTGCGGTCTGTCGCTCCTGAGACCGAGGTGATTGTGATTACCGGGGTTAAAGAGTCCGAGAATGCGTTTCGCGCGTTGCGAGAAGGGGCGTTTGATTTCTTCAGCAAACCCTTCAAGGTAGAGGACCTGAATGCCGCTATCCAGCGCACGGTGCGCTACCAGGCTCTTCGCAAAGAGGCGAGTAGGGTGCAAGCCAGACTGGATCGGTTTGTGGCGCAGGAGCGAGGCGGAAGATCTGGGTTTTGA
- a CDS encoding acyl carrier protein encodes MEKLKLFEQVVKYIGEYLETDVTHLKMESRVASAIPDLDSLKLFEMILYLEDCFEIEFDESIIANIDTVQELVTYIQVLRTSKASSASTV; translated from the coding sequence ATGGAAAAATTAAAATTATTTGAGCAAGTCGTTAAATATATTGGCGAATACCTCGAGACCGATGTGACCCATCTTAAAATGGAGTCTCGAGTAGCTTCTGCTATTCCAGATCTGGATTCCCTTAAACTCTTTGAGATGATTCTATATTTGGAGGATTGCTTCGAAATAGAATTTGATGAATCCATTATAGCAAATATCGACACAGTACAGGAGTTGGTAACATATATCCAAGTTCTAAGAACATCTAAAGCGTCTTCTGCTTCAACGGTTTAG
- a CDS encoding radical SAM protein: MKRVLLTTVPKEALIESDGVGGNWYDKTDTYMAWTCAVDIEDRLSVTCPPTGLKFIKANVPDIEILEYPTWQEYLNALQAENWDMVGISFYTWSTPVAIEMAKVAKLAGIKEIWGGNYGAIGPGLEPYFTRLVKGPGEYVVHQYVYDRPLTHIHHPPLLGKSSFRGVSSPVGYLYSKRGCNVGCTFCSTPIFNPREDAIAMNDLQEALDVYQEKKVAHVIIYDESFFLRNHLANLVVDALAERDLPWICLTRADLIRGRIGKLTDRCMDGAIIGIESYKDANHADVRKRDDVYNVRETIKELNQYGRRALGTFMVGFERDSIEDMETDVRQLAQEGLFACQLTLLTPFHGTKLYKQMEHLINEPDLGKFDLYHLVWEHPKMTADEARELLAWAQRLVNDPALISRKIKADFKEMLRKKILLKRKSMARSSLRTNNPQLAASAEAAST; encoded by the coding sequence ATGAAACGAGTACTTTTGACGACGGTGCCTAAAGAGGCTCTCATTGAGTCAGATGGCGTGGGCGGAAACTGGTACGATAAAACAGATACGTACATGGCTTGGACCTGTGCTGTGGATATAGAAGACCGACTCTCTGTGACTTGTCCCCCAACTGGCTTGAAATTTATCAAAGCCAATGTACCGGATATTGAAATTCTGGAATATCCAACGTGGCAGGAATATCTTAACGCGCTACAAGCCGAAAACTGGGACATGGTGGGTATTAGCTTCTATACTTGGTCAACACCGGTTGCCATTGAGATGGCTAAAGTCGCCAAACTCGCAGGCATCAAAGAAATATGGGGTGGAAATTATGGTGCCATTGGCCCTGGATTGGAGCCGTATTTCACACGTCTCGTCAAAGGCCCCGGAGAATATGTTGTCCACCAATATGTTTATGACCGTCCGCTGACTCATATTCACCACCCGCCTCTGCTCGGTAAAAGCAGTTTTCGGGGTGTGAGTTCTCCTGTGGGTTACTTGTACTCAAAGCGGGGCTGCAATGTGGGGTGTACCTTCTGTTCGACTCCCATTTTTAATCCTCGTGAAGATGCAATCGCCATGAACGACTTACAAGAAGCACTTGATGTCTATCAAGAAAAAAAAGTGGCTCATGTCATCATTTATGATGAGAGCTTCTTTCTGCGAAATCATCTTGCAAATCTTGTGGTTGATGCTTTGGCAGAACGAGACCTCCCGTGGATATGTTTAACACGGGCAGATTTGATCCGTGGGCGAATAGGGAAGTTAACGGATCGGTGCATGGATGGCGCAATCATCGGAATAGAATCCTACAAGGATGCCAATCATGCTGATGTGCGGAAACGTGATGATGTTTATAATGTCCGCGAAACCATTAAAGAATTAAACCAATATGGCCGCAGAGCTTTGGGTACGTTTATGGTCGGGTTTGAGCGAGATAGTATTGAAGACATGGAGACCGATGTCAGACAACTTGCCCAAGAAGGTCTTTTTGCCTGTCAATTAACGCTACTAACACCCTTTCATGGTACCAAGCTTTACAAACAGATGGAACACCTTATCAATGAACCAGATCTAGGCAAATTCGATCTCTACCATTTAGTCTGGGAGCATCCTAAGATGACAGCAGACGAAGCGAGAGAACTACTGGCTTGGGCTCAGAGACTTGTCAACGATCCTGCCTTAATCTCGCGTAAGATCAAGGCTGATTTTAAAGAAATGCTCCGAAAAAAAATCTTGTTAAAAAGAAAGTCTATGGCAAGAAGTAGTTTAAGAACAAATAATCCACAATTAGCGGCCTCAGCAGAGGCAGCATCCACCTAA
- a CDS encoding radical SAM protein, which translates to MRPLKILFVQLGFDKRYPDVSTLATTYNDGIYYVASFVMQQFPNAQIDMCQMFWDEDPTSFPIESYDYIMVSALATHFWSNIGIMEFLKSCKSSQCTLIMGGPHATFAPYEALEYADFVILGEGEIPAVQLITCLETGGHLEDVENLCYIGEDGLLVINKFTYYGDIGNMINPTLLKKAPRLHWATVSMSRGCPFDCSFCYAIRILGRKFRTKSVENIRQELDSIYHQTGCLRFYVTDLNFTTRKDFCYDVADAVCGSGYKFIAMSRVEIADSLDLLLTLKEAGFGEYCLGVESEDPGVLNAFNKRYDAAKQTSRLLTFAEHDIFTHSAIIFGLESQDESAMEYTARWCADARLVHPTFVCLAEYPFQNLLFGSRQDIEDYRIIMHVPTYQHYSFVGIFPRHMRPSHLQRVIYSSYEIFFKRAFEIESRPQRRMRLKAYQRSVALSKKGMEMHAQFLETLEKPYYTPTGQLKEDLLKADFEEKHGSLREWLIKSTKRDTQFLTDSSK; encoded by the coding sequence ATGAGACCTTTAAAGATTTTATTCGTGCAATTGGGATTTGACAAACGATATCCAGACGTATCAACACTGGCTACGACTTACAATGATGGAATTTATTACGTGGCATCATTTGTAATGCAACAATTTCCTAACGCTCAGATTGACATGTGTCAAATGTTTTGGGACGAAGATCCCACTTCCTTTCCGATAGAAAGCTACGATTATATCATGGTGTCTGCATTGGCTACCCATTTTTGGTCTAATATTGGTATAATGGAATTCCTCAAAAGCTGCAAGTCTTCCCAATGTACGCTGATAATGGGTGGACCTCACGCGACTTTCGCGCCCTACGAAGCACTGGAGTACGCAGATTTTGTCATTTTAGGAGAAGGAGAAATTCCTGCAGTCCAACTGATCACCTGTTTGGAAACAGGCGGTCATCTTGAGGATGTGGAGAATCTCTGTTATATTGGGGAAGATGGTTTGTTAGTCATAAACAAATTTACCTACTATGGTGACATAGGGAACATGATTAATCCCACTCTGTTGAAGAAGGCCCCCCGACTTCATTGGGCAACGGTTTCGATGTCCCGTGGGTGTCCGTTTGACTGCTCGTTCTGCTATGCAATCCGTATCCTTGGGCGCAAATTTAGAACGAAAAGTGTTGAGAACATCCGGCAAGAACTCGATAGCATTTACCACCAAACGGGATGTCTCCGCTTCTATGTCACCGATCTCAATTTCACGACTCGAAAAGATTTCTGTTATGATGTCGCCGATGCAGTCTGCGGCAGTGGGTACAAATTCATCGCCATGAGTCGCGTTGAGATTGCTGATTCTCTCGACTTGCTCCTGACGCTTAAAGAAGCGGGATTTGGAGAATATTGCTTGGGGGTTGAGTCTGAAGATCCGGGCGTATTGAACGCTTTCAACAAACGTTACGATGCAGCAAAACAGACTTCGCGCCTGTTGACGTTTGCAGAACACGATATTTTTACGCATTCGGCGATTATTTTTGGATTGGAGTCTCAGGATGAAAGTGCTATGGAATATACTGCCCGCTGGTGTGCGGATGCGCGTCTTGTCCACCCGACCTTCGTATGCCTTGCAGAATATCCCTTCCAAAACTTGCTCTTTGGCTCCCGCCAAGATATAGAAGATTATCGTATTATCATGCATGTGCCGACGTATCAACACTACTCCTTCGTCGGTATTTTTCCGCGGCACATGCGGCCGAGCCACTTACAGCGTGTGATTTATTCAAGTTATGAGATTTTCTTTAAGCGAGCGTTTGAGATTGAAAGCCGTCCACAAAGGCGCATGCGATTGAAAGCATACCAGCGTAGCGTCGCATTAAGTAAAAAGGGAATGGAAATGCATGCCCAGTTTCTGGAAACATTAGAAAAGCCCTACTATACACCCACAGGACAATTAAAAGAGGATCTCTTGAAAGCCGATTTTGAAGAGAAACATGGCTCCCTCCGAGAATGGCTTATCAAATCCACTAAACGAGATACACAATTTCTTACGGATTCCAGCAAATGA
- a CDS encoding tyrosine-type recombinase/integrase, with the protein MVHQSLVTRPAVPPRAVPSQKLPKALAQHELEALKSVRMNSRDRALIAVLSMCGLRVSEACSLTVDNIHWSTDTPSLRFADKRGKERVVPMNSEVQDVLREWLESRRFSDSEYVICNLRNGQQLSRKTVWAALKTCAQRAGIRHVHPHMLRHTFGTDLADRDVPVERIKDLMGHASIETASIYISISEEQKRRSVDRIDRRSRLSRWWSRQKNRNYRFFARSRVEMGKTVGRDEELCQLTDNLSKGIDTLLLGPIGVGKSHLLALLNAENVLVVKTLSPAKEALINIAKELHKIGRLCPDGPDFETIKKQHTRTTIQGWTDMVLGSVKKNEFVLIVDDLSDMTASVGRLIDKLNRKFTIIAALPEVRKPYEKYFWRFDRVEIEHLCAADAKKLIRQCAAGADIEDYALTETRVLQQSAGNPRAIIEIVERLRKEPAVTRSAVRDVSHTGARDQIDLTFAVVLILLVVVAARFFMRGIGSMEGYVLAGIGSAILVGIRFFMYRFKR; encoded by the coding sequence ATGGTTCACCAATCACTCGTAACTCGTCCAGCAGTACCACCCCGTGCAGTTCCATCACAGAAGCTGCCAAAAGCTCTCGCGCAACACGAGCTTGAAGCACTCAAATCCGTACGCATGAATTCGCGTGATCGCGCGCTCATTGCCGTGCTCTCGATGTGTGGTCTGCGCGTATCCGAAGCGTGTTCACTCACGGTTGACAATATCCACTGGTCAACGGACACACCGAGCCTTCGCTTTGCGGATAAGCGTGGCAAAGAGCGCGTTGTTCCGATGAACTCCGAGGTGCAGGATGTGCTCCGAGAATGGCTGGAGTCCCGTCGGTTTTCGGATTCCGAGTACGTCATTTGCAATCTCCGCAATGGACAGCAACTCAGCCGCAAGACCGTGTGGGCAGCCCTGAAGACCTGCGCGCAGCGCGCTGGGATCCGCCACGTCCATCCGCACATGCTCAGGCATACCTTCGGCACTGACCTGGCAGATCGGGATGTGCCGGTCGAGCGGATCAAGGACCTGATGGGGCATGCGTCCATTGAGACGGCCTCCATCTATATCTCTATTAGTGAAGAGCAAAAGCGGCGTTCTGTTGATCGCATTGACCGCAGGTCGCGGTTGTCGCGGTGGTGGTCGCGCCAGAAGAATCGCAATTACAGATTTTTTGCGCGGTCGAGAGTCGAGATGGGAAAGACAGTGGGACGCGATGAGGAATTGTGTCAACTCACAGACAACTTGAGCAAGGGTATTGACACACTATTGCTCGGTCCGATTGGCGTGGGCAAAAGTCATTTGCTCGCGTTGCTCAATGCGGAAAATGTGCTCGTGGTAAAGACGCTTTCGCCGGCGAAGGAAGCCCTGATAAATATTGCGAAGGAACTGCACAAAATCGGTAGGCTATGTCCGGATGGTCCAGACTTTGAAACGATCAAAAAGCAACACACCCGCACAACCATTCAGGGCTGGACAGATATGGTGCTCGGCTCGGTGAAGAAAAATGAGTTCGTGTTGATCGTGGATGACCTGTCGGATATGACCGCCTCCGTCGGGCGATTGATCGACAAACTCAACCGCAAGTTTACCATTATCGCTGCTCTGCCAGAAGTACGGAAGCCATACGAGAAATACTTCTGGAGGTTCGACCGCGTAGAAATAGAGCACCTGTGTGCCGCGGACGCGAAAAAACTCATCCGTCAGTGTGCCGCGGGCGCCGACATAGAAGACTACGCCCTGACCGAGACTCGCGTATTACAACAGAGTGCCGGCAATCCGCGCGCTATTATTGAGATTGTGGAACGGCTTCGCAAAGAACCGGCAGTGACGCGATCCGCGGTACGAGATGTGTCCCACACCGGCGCGCGAGATCAGATCGATCTCACGTTCGCCGTGGTGCTGATCCTGCTGGTCGTGGTCGCGGCGCGATTTTTTATGCGCGGTATCGGGAGTATGGAGGGTTATGTGCTGGCAGGTATTGGCAGTGCGATTCTGGTAGGCATTCGATTCTTCATGTACAGGTTCAAACGATGA